The following proteins come from a genomic window of Solea solea chromosome 3, fSolSol10.1, whole genome shotgun sequence:
- the amdhd1 gene encoding probable imidazolonepropionase — protein MASSYRLLVKNAQQVVLICSGGQKYLTGHELQSLSVIENGSVVIGGDGLIKAVGPAETIAARFSEATFDKVIDASGMCVLPGLVDAHTHPVWAGDRVHEFAMKLAGASYMDVHRAGGGIHFTVEHTRAAAASDLLTSLRSRLVRMQRAGTTLVECKSGYGLELHAELKMLLVIEEAGRSLPINISSTFCGAHAVPRGKTEAEATEDVLQVQLPLLKEQMSAGNLKVDNIDVFCERGVFDVASTRSILRAGKDMGLNINFHGDELHPMNAAQLGAELGALAVSHLEEVSDEGIAAMAEAKTAAVLLPTTAYILRLPQPRARDMLEAGVIVALGSDFNPNAYCCSMPIVMHLACVNMKMSMTEALAAATINAAYALGRSHTHGSLEVDKHGDLLLLNATRWEHLIYQLGGHQELVRYVVVMGNVVYDNDKTLDL, from the exons ATGGCCAGCAGTTACAGACTCCTAGTGAAAAATGCTCAGCAGGTGGTTTTAATCTGCAGCGGCGGACAGAAATATCTGACCGGACACGAGCTACAGAGTCTGAGTGTGATTGAAAACGGCAGCGTCGTCATCGGAGG TGATGGGCTGATCAAAGCTGTGGGACCTGCAGAAACCATCGCAGCTCGGTTTTCCGAGGCGACGTTCGACAAAGTCATCGACGCGTCGGGAATGTGCGTCCTGCCCG GTTTGGTCGACGCCCACACTCATCCAGTCTGGGCTGGAGACAGAGTGCACGAGTTTGCAATGAAG CTGGCAGGAGCCTCCTACATGGACGTCCACCGCGCCGGCGGCGGCATCCACTTCACCGTGGAGCACACCCGAGCAGCGGCGGCCTCCGACCTCCTGACCTCTCTGAGGAGCCGGCTGGTGCGGATGCAGCGGGCGGGGACGACGCTGGTGGAGTGCAAGAGCGGCTACGGCCTGGAGCTGCACGCCGAGCTCAAGATGCTGCTGGTGATCGAGGAGGCCGGACGCAGTCTGCCCATCAACATCTCCTCCACCTTCTGTGGAGCACACGCGGTGCCCAG AGGGAAGACGGAGGCAGAAGCTACAGAGGACGTCCTGCAGGTGCAGCTGCCGCTGCTGAAGGAGCAAATGTCCGCCGGGAACCTGAAGGTGGACAACATCGACGTGTTCTGTGAGCGCGGCGTGTTCGACGTGGCGTCCACTCGCTCCATCCTGCGGGCGGGGAAAGACATGGGCCTCAACATCAACTTCCACGGCGACGAGCTTCACCCGATGAACGCCGCGCAG TTGGGAGCAGAGCTTGGAGCTTTAGCCGTCAGTCACCTGGAGGAAGTGAGCGACGAAGGAATCGCTGCCATGGCCGAAGCAAAGACCGCCGCAGTTCTTTTGCCCACGACGGCCTACATCCTcag gctgCCTCAGCCTCGGGCCAGAGACATGTTGGAGGCCGGAGTGATCGTCGCCCTCGGCAGCGACTTCAACCCCAACGCTTACTGCTGCTCCATG CCGATCGTGATGCACCTGGCCTGTGTCAACATGAAGATGTCCATGACTGAAGCTCTGGCCGCCGCCACCATCAACGCCGCCTACGCCCTCGGCCGCTCGCACACACACGGCTCGCTGGAGGTCGACAAACACGGCGACCTGCTGCTCCTCAACGCCACGCG GTGGGAACATCTCATCTACCAGCTGGGTGGACACCAGGAGCTCGTCCGCTACGTCGTCGTCATGGGCAACGTCGTCTACGACAACGACAAGACTCTGGACTTGTAA
- the LOC131456474 gene encoding tetraspanin-9, with product MARGCICCVKYMLFLFNLLFWLGGCGLLGVGVWLSVSQGSFATLSPSFPSLSAANLIITLGTIVMVTGFLGCLGAIKENKCLLLSFFIVLLIILLAELILLILFFVYTDKVSENARRDLKEGLVLYNTDNNAGLKAAWNTIQSEWRCCGVSGHNDWYVALHENVVPDRCCQHIFPGCGRNASNTFWTRGCYEKVEEWLDDNKHLLGTIAMCVLVIQLLGMAFSMTLYQQIHRGGKKYEA from the exons ATGGCTCGCGGCTGCATCTGCTGCGTGAAGTACATGCTCTTTCTCTTCAACCTGCTCTTCTGG ctgGGTGGCTGTGGACTGCTGGGTGTCGGCGTGTGGCTGTCGGTTTCTCAGGGAAGCTTCGCCACGCTGTCGCCCTCCTTCCCCTCGCTCTCTGCTGCCAACCTCATCATCACCCTGGGCACCATCGTCATGGTGACGGGCTTCCTGGGTTGCCTGGGTGCCATCAAGGAGAACAAGTGCCTGCTGCTCAGT ttCTTCATCGTTCTGTTGATCATCCTCCTGGCCGaactcatcctcctcatcctgttTTTCGTCTACACCGACAAG GTGAGCGAAAATGCCAGACGTGACCTGAAAGAAGGTCTGGTGCTCTACAACACGGATAACAACGCCGGCCTGAAGGCGGCGTGGAACACGATACAGTCGGAG tggagATGTTGTGGCGTGTCGGGTCACAACGATTGGTACGTGGCTCTGCATGAAAACGTGGTTCCCGACCGATGCTGCCAGCACATTTTCCCCGGCTGCGGCCGCAACGCCTCAAACACCTTCTGGACGCGG gGTTGCTATGAGAAAGTAGAGGAGTGGCTGGACGACAACAAACACCTGCTGGGAACCATCGCCATGTGTGTGTTGGTTAtacag CTCCTGGGCATGGCGTTCTCCATGACGCTTTACCAGCAGATCCACAGAGGGGGGAAGAAGTACGAAGCCTGA